The nucleotide window GCATGGTCAAGCTGGCAGCTGATATTAATGAACCTCGGGAAATCAATAAAAGATCATCTATTATAAGGAGTGATGCCTTAAGTATTTTAAATTCACGGTTATGATACAATTGCTTTTCACCCCTCGTCCCAGGAAATCTTTCGTTTTTATCATTTGTTGGATGCTGATAACAGGCAACCTCGTTGCACAGGTAAAAGATGAGCTATGGCCACTACCAGCGAACGCCGTTCAGTTAGAAGGATATCTTAATACCTACATGACCCGGTCACTGGTCAATTGGAATAAAGGTGTGGTGCCCTACGCGTCTTTTGCAGGATTTTTCCGAAACGGGAGACCTCAATTTGCTTTAGGAGAAATGTGGGGTAAGTCGGTGCGTTCAGCATCTATGTTTTACCGGTACAAAAGTGACGAAGAATTGAAGCATATTCTTGAAAAAACCGTAAAAGACCTTATGTCAACGCAAAGACCTGATGGAAGCATCAGCTGCGTTGAACCGGCGTTTCAGCCGGATGAAAGCGATCTTTGGGAGCGCAAGTATGTATTGCTGGGCCTCTTAAGTTACTACAACTATGTGGCGCGGGATAATGCTGTACTTAAAAGTATAGAGAAACAGGCGGATAATATCATGACGCTGATAGGTCCTGCTCCCAAAAAAAATATTATTGATGTTGGGTGGAGCGCTAAAAATATAGGTTTCGAGGAAACGCATATTGAATCGAGTTCTTTACTCGAGCCTTTTATGCAACTGTATCAACTTACAGGAAAAAAGTCTTACCTGGATTTTGCAAAATACATTATACAAAGTGGCGGTAGCAAACACCATAATATTTTTGAAGCGGCTTTTAATAATACAGAGCCGTATAAAATGTGTGGTCATTACCCAAAAGCCTACGAAATGCTTTCTGTGTTTGAAGGACTTGCAGATTATTACAGAACGGCGGGAGATCCAAGACACAGGCAAATGCTGTTAAACCTGTACAAAAATGTCAGGGAAAAGGAAATAACGATCATTGGCAATGGCGGGGGAGATTTGCCGCATCATCCTGCCGTGCAAGGCGAAGCCTGGAATAATACTGCCTCCGAACAAACCAACCCGAAGATGGACCGGATGATGGAAACCTGTGTAGGTGTAACCTGGATGAAATACAGCAGCCATATATTACGCCTGTTTGCCGATCCTCTGGCGGTGGACGATATAGAGAAATATATTTATAACGGATTAATTGGTTCTATGAAACCTAACGGACAGGGATTTAGCTATGTCAATCGTTTAAATGGTTTAAAAACAATCAACACCGGTTGGGGCACAGATATTGGTAATTTAAGAGTTACCTGCTGTAATTTAAATGGTCCGATGGGATTGGCTTACATTCCCTATATCGCTGTGATGAATTCAGGTTTGGGCCCTGTTATTAATCTGTTCAATGCAGGAAAGGTGCAAAT belongs to Niabella yanshanensis and includes:
- a CDS encoding beta-L-arabinofuranosidase domain-containing protein; its protein translation is MIQLLFTPRPRKSFVFIICWMLITGNLVAQVKDELWPLPANAVQLEGYLNTYMTRSLVNWNKGVVPYASFAGFFRNGRPQFALGEMWGKSVRSASMFYRYKSDEELKHILEKTVKDLMSTQRPDGSISCVEPAFQPDESDLWERKYVLLGLLSYYNYVARDNAVLKSIEKQADNIMTLIGPAPKKNIIDVGWSAKNIGFEETHIESSSLLEPFMQLYQLTGKKSYLDFAKYIIQSGGSKHHNIFEAAFNNTEPYKMCGHYPKAYEMLSVFEGLADYYRTAGDPRHRQMLLNLYKNVREKEITIIGNGGGDLPHHPAVQGEAWNNTASEQTNPKMDRMMETCVGVTWMKYSSHILRLFADPLAVDDIEKYIYNGLIGSMKPNGQGFSYVNRLNGLKTINTGWGTDIGNLRVTCCNLNGPMGLAYIPYIAVMNSGLGPVINLFNAGKVQMQTPKGQRLSITMKTDYPVSGKVSIKISTPQKEKFALRIRIPGWSQSNTVTVNKQKVTVEAGTYAKIERNWNDDEIELNLDMRCRILDAPRGSNRDGDFFKALVRGPVVLSRDENIDSLFNRPVSVLSNNGYVPLTIEKPSLPGTLMQFRVPVKGGFISVVNYASVNSWDGKKIATWLPMQLN